The Mucilaginibacter sp. PAMB04168 genome contains the following window.
AAATTCTTTTGCAGGGTAACCACCAGCGTGGTAGACAGGTTGTATTTGTTCAGGTTGGCCATAGCCTTAGCCCTTACCTCGCGCAGATCTTCGCCACGCAACTGCTCAAGCGCTTCTTTCTTGAACGAATCAAACTGCAAGTATATTTCAAAATCGGGCGTGTAAGTAGCCAGCCGCTTTACGAACTCTTCATCCTTTGCTATGCGTATACCATTGGTGTTGAGCATGAGATGTTTAATAGGCTTGCGCTTGGCGATATCCAGTATTTCGAAAAACTGCGGATGCACGGTGGGTTCGCCGCCACTTATTTGCACTACATCGGGTTCGCCCTCGTTAGCTACAATTACATCCAGCATCTGTTCTATTTCGGCCAGGGAACGGTGCCTGCCATAATGTGGCGATGACATGGCATAGCAGGTAGGACAGGCTAAATTACAACGGTCGGTTACTTCGATTACGGTAAGGCAGGAGTGCTGCTCGTGGTCGCGGCACAGGCCGCAGTCGTACGGGCAGCCGTAGTGGGTGGCCGAATTAAATTTAAGCGGCATTTCACTGCGCTTGGCGTAATTGCGGCAGTTTTTATAATACTCAATATCGGTGGCTATCAGCACTTTCTCGGGTCCGTGCAGACGGCAATTCTTAAGCATGTACACCTTTTCATCCTCAAATACAATTTTAGCATCCACGCGCCGCAGGCAGGTTGAGCATATACTGATCGTAAAATCATAATAAACGTACGGGCGCTCAGGCATAGGTTTTCGTTATTTTTGAAGGATATACAAACACTTTATAGTAATAGGCCAAACCAGCAAGGCAGGCCAATTGCAGAACCGATAGTCCGAAGTTAAAGAAATAAGCCGGCTTTATAAATTCTATACAAAAGCGGAAGCCCAAATAGGCAACCATCAATAATTTAAAACGATAGCCATCTGCAAATTGATATTTACGTTCAATGGCACTTAAACTCAATCCTAGTATGAGCCAAAACAGTATTTCGTACAAATTGGTAGGATGACGGTAAATGCCATCACCAAAGTTGATAGCCCAGGGCAAACTGCTTGCAATGCCATAGGTACCATCTTCAAGCCCGGCTAAAAAGCATCCGGTACGACCAATCATCATGCTCAGCACAATGGGATAAACCATTAAATCTCCGGATGAAACTTTAACGCCGATTTGCTTTTTAATAAGCTCCACTCCTATTAGTCCGCCTAACAAGCCTCCGATAATAGTAGTGTTTCCCATAAAGTAAATCAGATTGGTACGGAGCAACTTAGCGGGATTCTCTAACACCCCCAAAATATGCGAACCTAAAAAAGCGCCTGCGGCGGCGCCTATAAAAATAATAAGCCGGTTATGATCGCTAATGGTATCGGGCTGATGTTTCCTTAAGTACACATAATAACGGTAACCAACGGCATAAGCCAGTGTTTCTAACAAAAAGTGAATGGGTATAACCGAATCACCAAGCGGTATGTTGAACGGAAAATGCAAATGTGACCTTTTTGGAAACTAACTGGCTTACAATATCTACTTAATTAGTTAAAAGCACAAGTTTAGATCAATCTGGCTTAAAATAAAAACAACCTATAGCTAATCACTATAGGTTGGTATAAAACACATTAAACTTTTTAAAACTTACGCTTTTTGCGCTTTGTGATGACGGAAACCACCATGCCCTTTTCGGTCTTTGAAAATTTCCTTCATTTGGGCTTTTTGCGCTTCGGTAAGGGTGGCTAAAAATGCTTTTCTGCTTTCTTTACGTGCTGCTTTATTGGCCGCTATGGTTTTTTTCTGCTCGGCAGTAAAGGTTTCGGCAAGCTTGCTTTTACGTTCTTTATGCGACAGTGCCTTATCCTTCATTATCGCTTTCTGATCAGCAGTTAAACTAGCTCTAAAACCGGCCATGGCTGCCTTCTGCTTGTCGTGATTTTCTTTTAAAGCGGCCTGTTGCTGCGGTGTAAGTAACGCTTTAAGCTTTTGGTGAGCCTCTTTGCGAACAATTCTATTGCTATCGGCGTGGGCTTTGGTTTGCGCCTTTGCACCTAATGATAACGCTGAAACCACCAGGGTAACCAACGCTATAGATTTTACAAACTTTATCATATTAATAATTATTTAATGAGATAGATTGATTTATAAAGCCAAGGTTTAAGTAACAAATTTGTGAAGATAGCGTAACGGCCTTATTGTAATATGCAAACAAATAGGCACAAGTTTTACTTACTATATTGAAAACATGAAAATTAAAGTTACAATGAAATCAACAATAAAAACAGGATTATTTGTACTGGCGCTTACAAGCATGCTGGCAGCGTGCAAAGGTGGTTTCTCAGGTGATAAACAAGACTCAACCATGCTAGACAGAGAACGGAACGATTCTATTGCCAGATT
Protein-coding sequences here:
- a CDS encoding radical SAM protein — encoded protein: MPERPYVYYDFTISICSTCLRRVDAKIVFEDEKVYMLKNCRLHGPEKVLIATDIEYYKNCRNYAKRSEMPLKFNSATHYGCPYDCGLCRDHEQHSCLTVIEVTDRCNLACPTCYAMSSPHYGRHRSLAEIEQMLDVIVANEGEPDVVQISGGEPTVHPQFFEILDIAKRKPIKHLMLNTNGIRIAKDEEFVKRLATYTPDFEIYLQFDSFKKEALEQLRGEDLREVRAKAMANLNKYNLSTTLVVTLQKNLNTDEIGTIIEYALQQRCVRGVTFQPTQQAGRLENFNPATDRYTLTEVRSAILEQTNTFTAQDLLPVPCNPDALVMGYALKVGGCVFPLTRMINPDDLLDNSKNTIVYEQDELLKQHLLHMFSTGNSVDKAQEHLASIMCCLPNIDAPGLSYDNLFRVIIMNFIDAQNFDVRAIKKSCVHIVNKDMQIIPFETMNLFYRDDKAAYLETLRNEIPV
- a CDS encoding prolipoprotein diacylglyceryl transferase family protein; protein product: MHFPFNIPLGDSVIPIHFLLETLAYAVGYRYYVYLRKHQPDTISDHNRLIIFIGAAAGAFLGSHILGVLENPAKLLRTNLIYFMGNTTIIGGLLGGLIGVELIKKQIGVKVSSGDLMVYPIVLSMMIGRTGCFLAGLEDGTYGIASSLPWAINFGDGIYRHPTNLYEILFWLILGLSLSAIERKYQFADGYRFKLLMVAYLGFRFCIEFIKPAYFFNFGLSVLQLACLAGLAYYYKVFVYPSKITKTYA